The Bradyrhizobium betae genomic interval CTGCTCTGGCTGACGATGGGCCTGATGCCTGCCGAGGCGCATGGCCTGATCAGGTTCGTTGCGCTGGGCTTCCAGATCGCGGCCGGCATCGGCGTCTATGGCCTGCTCCTGCAAATCCTGGGCGTCGCCTCCCTGCGCGAGGCGGCGGCCGCCCTGAAGCGACCTGCCACACGCGATCCGCGCGCCTGAGCCCCGCGAATTACCCTTGACGGGGCAGCGCCGCTGTTGGAAACGACGCCGGCTACCCCTTAGGAAAGCTTGCCATGCCATTCGTTGAACGGGTTTTTTCGGGCGTCCAGCCGACGGGCAATCTGCACCTCGGCAATTATCTCGGCGCGATCGTCAACTTCGTGAAGATGCAGGACACCCACAACTGCATCTATTGCGTCGTCGACATGCACGCGATCACGCAAGGGGTGGACGTCTGGGGCGGACCGGTCGAGCTGGCGCGCAACACCCGCGAGGTGACCGCGGCGTTCATCGCCGCCGGAATCGATCCGAAGAAGCACATCGTGTTCAACCAGAGCCAGGTGTCGGGCCATGCCGAGCTCGCCTGGATCTTCAACTGCGTCGCGCGCATGGGCTGGCTCGGCCGCATGACCCAGTTCAAGGAGAAGGCCGGCAAGGACCGCGAGAACGCGTCCGTCGGCCTGTTCGACTATCCCGTGCTGATGGCGGCCGACATCCTGCTGTACCGCGCCACCCACGTGCCGGTCGGCGAGGACCAGAAGCAGCATATGGAGCTCTCGCGCGACATCGCGCAGAAGTTCAACAATGATTTCGGCGACTCGATCCGCAACCTCGGCGCCAATGACGGCCTGTTCTTTCCGCTGCCGGAACCGCTGATTCAGGGGCCCGCGACGCGCGTGATGAGCTTGCGCGACGGCACCAAGAAGATGTCGAAGTCGGATCCGTCCGACAACTCGCGCATCAATCTGACCGACGACGCCGACACCATCGCGCAGAAGGTGCGCAAGGCGAAGACCGATCCGGAGCCGTTGCCGACCGAAGAGAAGGGCCTGGAGCCGCGCCCCGAGGCCGACAATCTCGTCGGCATCTTTGCCGCGCTCTCCGGCCGCACCAAGGCCGACGTGCTGCGCGAATTCGGCGGCGGCCAGTTCTCCAGCTTCAAGAACGCGCTGGTGGAGCTGTGCGTGACGAAACTTTCGCCGATCGCCGGCGAGATGAAGCGCCTCGTCGCCGACCCCGGCCATATCGACGCCATCCTCAACGACGGCGCCGACCGTGCCCGCGCGATCGCCGACGAGACCATGAAGCTCTCCAAGGACATCGTCGGCTTCATCCGCCGGCGCTGATTGCCGCAATCGCAACCCCCCGGCCAGCGCCACGGCGCCGGCCGCTTCTCCTCTCCCCAACGTTGCGGGAGTGTGGCAGCATGCAACCCGTGCACATTCCGGGACATGCATGACCAGCAAGCGACTTTGCTTCGAGCCGGGTCACAAGCCCAAATGCCTCGTCATCGTCGACGATACCGCCGAATGGGATCGTGCGGTGTATTACGCCAGCCGCTGGGCGATCCGCGCCGGCGGCGGCGTGGTGATGCTGCGCATCATCGAGCCCGACGAGCAGAACCAGGAATGGCTGGGGGTCGCCGACATCATGCGCGCCGAGGCGCATGAAGCGGCGGAAGCCGCGCTCGACCGCGCCGCCGGCCGCGCCAACGGCATCGCCGCGATCACGCCGGAACGGGTGATCCGCGAAGGCGCCGCGATGGAACAGCTGCTGGCGGTGATCGACGAGGACCCCGACATCGCCATGCTGGTGCTGGCCGCGAGCCCGGGCGCGGAAGGGCCAGGGCCGCTGGTTTCGCTGCTGGCACACGCGCTGGGCACGTTCCCGGTGCCGGTGACGGTCATTTCCGGCGCACTGAGCGACCAAAGCGTGGATTCGCTGTCGTAGCTCCTGCCTACCCTCCCCTGGAGGGTAG includes:
- the trpS gene encoding tryptophan--tRNA ligase: MPFVERVFSGVQPTGNLHLGNYLGAIVNFVKMQDTHNCIYCVVDMHAITQGVDVWGGPVELARNTREVTAAFIAAGIDPKKHIVFNQSQVSGHAELAWIFNCVARMGWLGRMTQFKEKAGKDRENASVGLFDYPVLMAADILLYRATHVPVGEDQKQHMELSRDIAQKFNNDFGDSIRNLGANDGLFFPLPEPLIQGPATRVMSLRDGTKKMSKSDPSDNSRINLTDDADTIAQKVRKAKTDPEPLPTEEKGLEPRPEADNLVGIFAALSGRTKADVLREFGGGQFSSFKNALVELCVTKLSPIAGEMKRLVADPGHIDAILNDGADRARAIADETMKLSKDIVGFIRRR
- a CDS encoding universal stress protein, giving the protein MTSKRLCFEPGHKPKCLVIVDDTAEWDRAVYYASRWAIRAGGGVVMLRIIEPDEQNQEWLGVADIMRAEAHEAAEAALDRAAGRANGIAAITPERVIREGAAMEQLLAVIDEDPDIAMLVLAASPGAEGPGPLVSLLAHALGTFPVPVTVISGALSDQSVDSLS